From the genome of Clavibacter nebraskensis NCPPB 2581:
CCTCGAGCGTGGAGTCGTCGTCCGCGAGCTGCGGCGTGGAGCGCTCGGGCTGCGGGACGACCGCGATCGTGAACGGCGACGGGGTCTGCGTGACCGGATCGCCGAACACGACGGTCTGCTTGCCGCGCCGGATGCCGCCGAGGGCCTCCGCGAGCGTCATGGCGCCGGCGTCGACGAGGAACACGGCGTCGAACGGCATCTCGTCGGTGATCGCGGGCACCTCGTAGGGCGACGCGAGCCAGACCGGCGCGATGGTGCGGGAGAGGTGGGGCGCGGAGTGGTGGAGGGCCGCGGCGTCGACGGGGGCGGATCCGCCGAGCAGCTGGCGCAGGTGGTGCGCCTCCTCGGGCCAGTCGACCACGCCGATCTTCCACGTCTCCGCGAGCTGCCACGCGAGCAGGCCCGCACTGGCGGCGGCGTGCGCCTCGTCGACGAGGCGGAAGTCGGACTCGAGGCGGTCGAGCACGCTCGTGTTCGCGTTGAGGAGCGCCTTGTCGCCTGCGAGCATCTGCTCGAGCACGGACTGCCACCACGCGAGCTCGAGCTCGGCGGCGACGGCCTCCTGCGGCACGTGCCGGTCGGAGAGGTCGCGGAGCAGCGGATCGAGGTCGAGGCGGCGGAGCTCCGCCAGCAGGGAGGTGCGCTCCTGCAGGTTCTGGAGCACCTCGCTGTCCTCGGCGAGCTGGGCGACCTTCTCGCGCAGCTCGGCGATGGGGAGCTTGCCGAGCGGTGTCGGACGGGTGAGCATGCTCAGCGGCTCGTCGAGCACCTTGAGGTCGGCGGCGACCTCCTGGTAGCGCACGTGCACGTCGGAGATGCCGCGCGGGACCTCGGGGGTGGAGCCGACCGCGACGTAGCGCTGCCACAGGATCCGCTGCTTCTGGATGGCCTTGAGGCTCTCGTGCATGTCGGAGATGTGGACGCCGGGGCGCACGTACTCGCGCGCGAGCTTGCGGAGGCGACGGCGCGTGATGCTCGTCATCTCGGGGGCGTCGCGACGGGATCCGGTGGCCGCGATGATCTCGCTGAGCGACCGGTCGAACACGACGGGCTGGAACTTGTCGAGCGTCTCGCGCACGTCGAGGAGGAGGCGGAGGTACACGCCGAGCTCGTCGATGGACGTGTAGGCGCGCATCCGCGTCTGGCCGATGAGCTCGTCCGCGCGCTCGAGGAGGCGCGGCAGGCTGTCGGCGGAGAGCGACTTCGCGAGGTCGTGCGCGTGCGTCGCGGCGGCGCTCGTGGAGAAGGTGGCGCCGTACCAGGGCGAGTCGCCCGGGCCGTACCGGAACTCGCCGAGGCTCGCGGCCTTGACGAGCGAGGCGGCGGCGCTGGCGCGGTCGTGCGCGATCGCGACGACCGCCTCGCGGGTGAGGCGCGCGGTGGTGGCCGGCGGATCCGGCAGGAGCGCCAGGCGCGACAGCTCGCCGAGCGCGTCGAGCACGGAGACGCCGAGGTCCTTGTCGGGACGCCCGAGCGCGAAGCGGTAGTCGAGCAGCACGTGACGGAGGCGCACGAGCGCGTCGTCGACCTCGGCGGTCTGCGCGGGCGCGGCCTTCTCGTTGCGGACGATGGACTGCACCACGTCGCGCTTGAGCGACTTGGGCGCGACCGCGAGGCCGGGGAGGCCCACGTCGGCGAGCCGCTGCGCGATCCCCTTCAGCGAGGAGGCGCGCGGGCTCACGACGAGCACGCGCTTGTGCTGCGCGACCAGGCAGCCGATGGAGTTGACGATGGTCTGCGTGCCGCCGGTGCCCGGCAGCGTGGTCACCACGAGCGAGTTGCCCGCGTTGATCTGCGCGATGACGTACTCCTGCTCGGGATCCGCGTCGAGCAGCAGAGTGTCGGTGACGGGCGGGCGCTGGTCCTGCGGGATCGGGTCCACGGGCGCATAGGCCTCGCCGACGCCCCACTTCGCGGTCGGGTTGCCGGCGATAGCGTCGATGACGAGGTGCTCGAGGTGCTCGGCGTCCTCGGCGAGCGCCCGGCCCACCTCCGCGAACGACGAGACGACGAGGCGCGGCTGTACGGCGAAGGCCGGCAGGTGCGAGGTGAGTCCGCGGAGGCGGTCGATGACGGGCTGCGGCTTGAAGGCGCCGTTCTGCACGGCGAGCGCGACGAACGAGTCGGCGTCGAGCGTGATCTGGAACTGCTCCTCGAGGGCGCGCGCGAGCGCCGGGTTGAGGAACGGCTGGCCCTTGAGGCGCACCTCGTAGTCGCTGCCGTGGCGGCGGATCGCGAGCGGGCGCAGCAGCACGGGCGCGCGGAACTGCTCGTCGGCGAAGCGCCACTCGGCGAGGCCGATGGCCAGGTGGATCGACTCGATGCCCCGGGCCGAGACCAGCTCGATGCCCTTCTGGGTGATGCGGTTCGCGGCCTTGCGGGCGCTGCGGAGCGCGAGGTCGTCGCGGATGAGGGACGACAGCAGCGTCGTCTTGCCCGTGATGAACTGCGCGAGGCCGCCCGGATGCGTGGTGCTCAGCTCGATTCGGGAGCCGGGCGCGTCCACGAAGTGGAGGAGAGGAGAGGTGCCGCCGATGCCGGCCAGCTGCGCGCGCCACTCGCGCCAGCGGGGCTCGGCCACGTTGCCACTCCCGAGCTGCACGTCGCCGACGCGGAGGTCGTGGGGGCTGGTGCTGTTGTGGGAAGCATTCACGTGGGGGTCCTCAAGAGGCTCGGCGGCGAACCCGGAGAGCAGGTCGTCGTCGTCGGATCGTTCATTGGCACGCCACACCCAGCAACAGTACGACGCGGCAGGTGGGGAAACCGGCAGGCGGGGCGGCGCGGGGCCGGATCTGCGGGGGCGCGCCGCCCCCGCTCCGGCCCGCGCTCCGCCGCCTCGCGCCTCGGCCGGCCGGACTCCCCTCCGCTACCATGGGCCGGTCAGCCTCTGTAGCTCAATGGAAGAGCAGTTCCGTCCTAAGGAAAGGGTTGGGGGTTCGAGTCCCTCCAGGGGCACCTTCCGCTTCGTGATATCGGCCCGCTATCATCACGGGCATGAGCGATGCGTCCGTCGGTGAGGAGCTGCGGCGCCTCCGCCGTCTCGCCGCGCTGTCCCAACGCCAGCTCGCCGCGCTCGCCGATGTGCCGCAGCCCAACATCGCCGCCTACGAGAGCGGACGCCGGCAGCCGTCGGCGGAGACCATGGGACGCCTTCGTGCCGCGCTGGGCATCCCGTCGCTCGACCGGGTCCGAGCGTCACGGGAGCGCATCCTCGAGGTCGCGGCTCGCTGCCGCGTGGACGACATCCGCGTGTTCGGGTCCGTCGCACGCGGGGACGCCACGGCGGGGTCCGACGTCGATCTCCTCGTGCACCCGGCGCCGGACGCGTCCATCTTCGACGTGGCGGGGTTCATGGCCGAGGTGACGGAGCTCCTCGGCGTCCACGTCGACGTGGTCTCCGATCGGGGCACGGGGCCGGTCATGGACCGCATCCGCGCCGAGGCGGTCGCCCTGTGATGCTCGACGAGGAGCGTGTCCCGGCGCTGCTCGCCGACATCGCGCGCTTCGCAGCCTCCGCGCGTCGAGTGGTGGAACGCGGGCATGCCCGCTTCGCCGACCCCAACGACGACGAGCAGCGGCGGATCGCGTGCTCGCTGGTGGTGGATCTCTCCACCGCAGCCGCGCGGTTGCCGCCCTCCTTCCGCGAGGCGCACCCGGACGTCAATTGGAACGGCATCCGCGCGGTGCGGAACTTCATCGCGCACGACTACGCCGGGACCGATCAGGAGATCCTGTGGGCGGCGATGGCGGTGGACTTCCCCCGGGTGGCGCGGGCGCTGCTGGGGTGAGCGCTCCGCGCTAGGCGCCGACCGCGTCCCCCGCGTGCACGCGGATCGCCTCGCGGATCGAATCCGCGTGCGCATAGATCTCGTCGAGCGAGCCGATCGGGTGCCGCGTCTCGACCTTGTGCGCGTCGAAGAGGCCGAGGTACTTCTGCTTCTTGCCGTTGAAGTGCAGGCGCGCGATGGGCTTGCGGTTGTTGTCGTCGAGGAGGATCGCGAGGTACGACTTCGCGTCGCGGTGCACCACGCGCTGCGGCTTCACCTCGCTGCAGGCGATCGCCTTGACGATCTGGTAGCCCTCGAGCTCCTCGAGCGTCGTCTCGATCTCGGTGTCGCGGTCGAGATCGGCCTCGACGACCTCCTCGCTCGTGATCGCGTCGGCCGACGCCGCGGTGGGCGCCGCGGGGAACGCAGGCGCCCCGAGGGCGGTCTTCAGGCGGTCGTTCACCTGCTCGTTGAGGTACTGCTTCGAGGCCTTGCCGACGAGCGTCGTGAACTGGTCGCGCACCTTCTCCGTGAACGAGCCCTCGTACACACGGCGGGTGAGGAGCTTCACCCATTCCGTGGTCGGCTCGCGGAACTCGGCAGCGATCGCCCGCTTCAACGAACCCACGTACTTGAGCTCGCCGGCCGCGCTGATGATCGAGTCGAGGTCGAACACGTCCTTGGTGAGCTTCATCAGCTCGGGCAGCAGGGTCTCGTCGATGTCCGCGAGGTCGAGCACCAGGAACGGCTTCTCGTCCATGCGGTTGGGCGCGTCGAGGTCCGTGTAGAAGTGATAGGTCTCGCCGTTGGTGAGCACCGCGATGCGCGCGTTCGTCACGGCGAAGTAGCGGAAGAGCTGCGAGGCGTGCTCGATCTTGAGCGGCTCGGTCGACTTCTTGCACTCGATGAGGATCTGCACCTCGCCGTCGCGCATGATCGCGTAGTCGATCTTCTCGCCCTTCTTGAGGCCGAGGTCCGCGGTGAACTCGGGGACCACCTCGAGCGGGTTGAAGACGTCGTATCCGAGGATCGTGGAGATGAACGGCATGATGAACGCGTTCTTCGTCGCCTCCTCCGTCTGGATGGCATCGCGCTGATTGCGGACCTTCAGGGCCAGCGCGGCCAGTCGTTCGGCGAATTCCATGGGGACTCCCTCATCTCGGTGATGCCGACGATACGGAGGTCCATGCGCGTTCATGGATATGCGGATGCCCCCATTTCGGGTCGGGAGGTCGCCTGCTACCGTGACCGCATGGCCAGCCGAGACGTGCGCGACGAGCTCGCGGCGTTCGTCGCCGAGCGAGACTGGGCGCAGTTCCACACACCGGAGAACCTCGCGAAGAGCGTCGCCATCGAGGCGGGCGAGCTGCTGGAGTGCTACCAGTGGGATGCCGACGGCGACCCCGAGCAGGTGAAGGCCGAACTGGCCGACGTCCTCACCTACTGCCTGCTGCTCGCCGAACGCCTGGGCCTCGATCCCGACGAGATCGTGCAGGACAAGCTGGCCGTCACGCGGGCCAAGTACCCCGTCGACAAGGCGCGTGGCCGCAGCACCCGGTATGACGCACTTTGACGTCCGTCGCGTCGCGCTCTCGGGCGACGCGGTCGCACGATGGGGAGCGGAGCATCCTCACAACTCCAACTGGCCGGTGGTCTACGTCCTCGACGGTCCGCCCTCAGGGCAGCGGGTCAGAGGCCGGGCGCGCGACGACCTCTACGTGGGGGAATCGCTGCGGGCTGCCGCACGCCTCGCCCAGCACCTCAAGTCCGATGCGCGCGGTCATCTCGCGACCGCCCGGGTGATCGTCGGCGAGAACTTCAACAAGTCCGTGTGCCTCGACTTCGAGTCGCGGCTCATCAACCTCTTCTCCGGCGACGGCGCGTACACCGTCCTGAATCGCAACATCGGCATCACGAACGCGGACTACTACGACCGCGTCACCTACACCGCAGAATTCGAGCGGGTCTTCGAGAAGCTCCGAGCCGAAGGGCTCTTCCACCGCTCCATCGCGGAGATCGAGAACGGCGACCTCTTCAAGCTGTCCCCGTTCAAGGCGCTCTCCGCCGACCAGGAGGTCGCGGTGGAGCAGGTGCTCGAGGGGCTCGTCGCGGACCGGAAGCCGGGGATCGAGAGCACGACGGTGATCCAGGGAGAGCCTGGCACCGGCAAGACCGTGGTGGGGATCTACCTGCTCAAGCTGATCGCGGACATCGGTCGGCTCCCGGTAGACGACGTGCTCGACAGCGATTACCTGTTCGCCGACTTCTTCCTCGGCGAGAATCGCGAAGCGCTCCAAGGGATGCGGACCGGGTTCGTCATCCCGCAGCAGTCCCTGCGCGAGAGCGTGAAGAAGGTGTTCACCCGGACCCCCGGATTGCAGGGCGTCGAGGTCCTGACGCCCTTCCAGGTCGGCGAGAGCGCCGGACGCTTCGATCTCCTGGTCGTCGATGAGGCGCATCGCCTGAACCGCCGGGCGAACCAGGCGTCGGGGCCGCTGAACCGCATGTTCGAGGACATCACGGTCGCCCTCTTCGGTGAAGACGACAAGCAGAAGACGCAGCTCGACTGGATTCGAGCGAAGAGCACCCACCAGATCCTCATGATCGACCCGGCGCAGAGCGTCAGGCCCGCCGACCTCGGCGCGGCCACCATCGACGGCGTCATCGCGGAGGCACGACGCGATCGGCGTTGGCAGCCGCTCATGTCGCAGATGCGCGTGAGAGCGGGCACGGATTACATCGGGTACATCCGACGCGTCCTCGGCGCGACGCCGAGTCCGCATCCGGAGAATCCGCTGACCGCGGACGCCCTCGGCGACTACGAGTTCCGAATGTTCGACGATGTGAGTGACATGCACGCGGCCATCCGCGACCGCGATCGGGAGCACGGGCTCGCGCGCATGGTCGCGGGCTACGCGTGGGAGTGGGTGTCGAAGAAGGACCCTCAGGCCTTCGACATCGAGATCGGTGCGTACCGTGCGCGATGGAACAGCACCCAGCGCGACTGGATCGCGTCGGCGAATGCACTGGAGGAAGTGGGGTCGATCCACACCGTGCAGGGATACGACCTCAACTACACCGGCGTGATCATCGGTCCGGATCTCCGCTACGACCCCGAGGCCGGCCGCCTGTTCATGGATCGGAACTCCTACTTCGACAAGAAGGGCGAGGAGAACAACCCGACGCTCGGCATCACCTCCTCCGACGACGTCCTGCGCCTGCTCATCAGCAACGACTACGCGGTGCTCATGACGCGGGGCATCCGCGGGACCTTCGTGCACGTGGTCGATCCCGCGCTACGCGAGCACCTGCGGCCCTATATCCCCACGATGTAGGACGGATCGGTGGGGCTCACTCGCCCTCGGTGCCCGCCTCCCGGCGCTTCCGCTCGATCGCGTCGCGGTACTTCTGCATGCTCCGCTCCCCGGCACGGCGGCGGATCTCCTCCACGTCGGGGGCGAAGGTCTCGCGGGTCATCTCCTTCAACTCGGCGTACTTCCCGTCGAACTCGTCCTGCGTCATGCCGGGCTCCCACGGGCGCAGCCAGGCGATCTCAACGGCCTCGATGAGCGCCCATGCCGTGCCGAGCACGGCACCGGCTGCGGGCACTCCGCCTACGAGCCAGCCCAGGAGGAAGACGACTGGCAGGGCGGTGAGCGCGGGAAGCACCGCGAAGTCCCAGCCTCCAGGTGAAGACAAACGCCGAGCTCGTGAGAATCGGTCCTCGACCAGGAGTTCAACTACAGCCGCAGCGACCGTGGCTGCCGTGACGCTGGCAATCAGGTCCCCGAAGCTCAAGTCGGGAACGAACGGGAAAAGCGTGAGGAGCCACAGGGACAAGAGCACGCACGGCGCCTTGAGAGCCCCGAATGCGAGATGCCCTGAAAGTGCAGCGCCGAACCCAGGCGGTTCCCACGTCTCTGCATTGCGAGGTGGTTCTTTCATCACTTGGCTGTCCTTCCGGTTCATGAGAAGCAATCGGCGATGACGCCGTCGATTCCGAGAAGTCCCTCCAGCTCCTGGGCAGCATCCTCCCCCACCGTCACACCGAAGTCTCCTCGCCGGATCGCGGCCGCGATGGCCCGGACGGAACCATAGATAGCGCGGGCATCTTTGATCCAGCCGATGACCTTGCCCACAGGGATGCCGTACTGGACGATCAGACCCACGATGTCAGTCGCGCAGGCGACCCAGTTGACCGCCAGTTCGATCTGGGGATCTGTCGGGGACGTCCTCGGGCTCGCGGAGGTCCCAGTAAAGAGTGCGGTACTGACTGCGGGGTAACCAGCGGTTGTAGTCGCACCCCCTATGGCGCCGCCGCGTCGCGCATTGATCTCGGCAGCGAGCCGGTCTGCATAGCCTGGTGTGGTCTTGGGGTCTGCCTGCTTGAGGTCCTCAGGGAGCGACTCCAGGAGCGCGAGCATCTGCCCGAGTCGGTCATCCGATGTTCCACCGACCACTCGTGACGAGTCGAATGTGGAGGTACCGGAGCGGAGAAGTGCCGTGTTCGCGGACGACCCGACGCTTGGGTGCTCCGCGACTACGGGATGAAGCGCCGACGCGGCAACGAGAGCCGCAGAAACCAACACGCCGATCGCTGTTACCACAGCGCCCGACGCGACGCTTGCCTTCACCTGACTGCCACTCTTCACCAGCTGAACCCGTTCGCTTCGATCGACACCGATGCCTTGCTGCTGGCAAGCAGCTTGCCGAACTTCTGCCACGCAGAAGGCATGCATTCCACAGGCCGCCCCAGGAGCGGTGCCGACCCACGAGCGGCCTCCCCCAGCACACCGCCCCGCTTCACGCCGCCGACACGGCACTCTGCACATGGTGCCCTCCGCGGGCGGATCCCTACGCTGTGGCAACCCGTCGCCACACCCGAGGAGACTCCCCATGGCATCCACCGCACCCGACGACTACGCGCTCGCGCGGGTCCCGCAGGAGGCGCGCTACCACTGGTTCCCGATCGCGACGCAACGCGTCGGCCAGCTCTCCGCGCTGAGCGCCTTCGTCGTCGCTGCCACGCTCGGCTTCAGCATGAGCTTCTGGGACGCCTTCTGGGCGATCACCATCGGCGCCGTGATCCTCGAGGTCGTCTGCATCTTCACGGGCCTCATCGGACAGCGCGAGGGGCTGAACACCTCGATCCTGTCGCGCTGGACGGGGTTCGGCCACAACGGGTCGGCGCTCATCGGCCTGGCCATCGGGATCAGCCTCATCGGCTGGTTCGGGATCCAGTCGGGCGTCTCGGCGTCCGGCCTGAACTCGATCATGCCGTGGCTCCCAGTGTGGGCCTGGTCGCTCGCGTTCGGCCTCATCATCACCGCCGTCGTGATGCTCGGCTTCCACGGGATGCAGTGGGTCGCGAACGTTGCGGTGCCCCTCTTCCTGCTGCTGGTCGGCTGGGCCGTCGTCATCGAGCTGCAGAAGCACGACATCTCGGAGCTCGTGACGCAGCCGGCGCCCGGCCCGCAGATTTCGATCATCGCGGGCGCGTCGATCGTGGCCGGCGGCTTCATCGTCGGCGCGCTCATCTCGCCCGACCAGACGCGCTACAACCGGTCGGCCGCCGACGTCGTGAAGCAGACGGTCGTGAGCATCACGGTCGGCGAGTACCTCACGGGTCTGTCCGGCGTGCTGCTCGCGCACGCGGTGCGGACGGCCGACGTGTCGGCGATCATCCTGTCGTCGGTGGGCTGGATCGGCGTGCTCGTGATCCTGCTGGGCACCATCAAGATCAACGACTGGAACCTGTACTCGTCGGGCCTCGGGATCGTGAACTTCATCGACACGGTGTTCGGGCGGCGCGTGAACCGGGCGCTCGTCACGGTCGTCGTCGGCGTGATCGGGTCGGTGCTCGCGGCGGCCGGGATCCTCGGGCAGTTCACCGCGTTCCTCACCCTGCTGGGCGTGGCGTTCCCGCCGATCGTGGGGATCATGATCGCCGAGTACTTCGTGGTGCGGAACTGGCGGCCGGCGCTCGACGCGTCGCGCGAGGGCGGCACGCTCCCGGCGAGCGCCCCGCGCTGGGTGCCCGTGAGCCTCGCGATCTGGCTGGTGTCGGCGCTCGTCGGCTACTTCGCGACGTTCGGCCTCGGCAGCCTCAACGCCGTCATCACGGCGTTCGTGCTCTACGCGGTGCTCGGCAAGGCGGGGCTGATCCGCGGCGTCGGCGAGGTGCGCACCGAGGCGGTCGCGCAGCCCGCCCCCGGGGTCGCGGCGCCGGACGCGGCGACCGCGGGGAAGGTGGCCGCACGATGAGGATCGGCATCGACGTCGGCGGCACCAACACGGACGCCGTGCTCATGGACGGCGACCGCGTGGTCGTCGGGATCAAGTCCTCGACCACCGAGGACGTCACCAGCGGCATCGTCGGCGCGCTCGCGGAGCTCGACCGGCAGCACCCGTTCGACCCCGCGGACATCGACGCGGTCATGATCGGCACGACCCACTTCATCAACGCGCTCGTCGAGGCCCGGCGGCTCGCGCCCACGGCGGCCGTGCGGCTCGCGCTGCCGGCCACCGCCTCGCTGCCGCCGTTCGTCGACTGGCCCGAGGAGCTCGTGGCGGCGGTGCGCGGCACGGGCTACCTGGCGCACGGCGGCCACGAGTTCGACGGGCGGGTGATCGCGCCGCTCGACCACGACGAGCTGAAGCGGCACGCGGCCGACATCGCCGCGCGCGGGCTCCGGTCCGTCGCGATCTCCAGCGTGTTCGCGCCCGTGAACAGCGAGTTCGAGGTGGAGGCGGCCGCGGTGCTCGCGGCCGAGCTGGGGCCGGACGTCGCGATCTCGCTCTCGCACGAGATCGGCCGCATCGGCCTGCTGGAGCGGGAGAACGCGACCATCATCAACGCGTCGCTGCGGGAGCTGGCCGACCAGATCGTCGGCGGGCTCGAGCGCGCGGTGCGCGGGCACGGGATCACCGCTCCCCTCTACCTGTCGCAGAACGACGGCACGCTCATGGGCGTGGACTTCGCGCGCCGCTACCCGGTCGCGACCTTCGCCAGCGGCCCCACCAACTCGATGCGCGGCGCCGCGCTCCTCTCCGGCCTCGGCACGTGCGCGGTCGTCGACATCGGCGGCACCACGAGCGACGTGGGCGTGCTCGCGGGCGGGTTCCCGCGGGAGGCGACGGCCGAGATCAGCGTGGCGGGCGTCCGCACGAACTTCCGCATGCCGGACGTGCTCTCCATCGGCATCGGCGGCGGATCCCTGGTGCGCGGCGACGG
Proteins encoded in this window:
- a CDS encoding DUF4011 domain-containing protein, translating into MNASHNSTSPHDLRVGDVQLGSGNVAEPRWREWRAQLAGIGGTSPLLHFVDAPGSRIELSTTHPGGLAQFITGKTTLLSSLIRDDLALRSARKAANRITQKGIELVSARGIESIHLAIGLAEWRFADEQFRAPVLLRPLAIRRHGSDYEVRLKGQPFLNPALARALEEQFQITLDADSFVALAVQNGAFKPQPVIDRLRGLTSHLPAFAVQPRLVVSSFAEVGRALAEDAEHLEHLVIDAIAGNPTAKWGVGEAYAPVDPIPQDQRPPVTDTLLLDADPEQEYVIAQINAGNSLVVTTLPGTGGTQTIVNSIGCLVAQHKRVLVVSPRASSLKGIAQRLADVGLPGLAVAPKSLKRDVVQSIVRNEKAAPAQTAEVDDALVRLRHVLLDYRFALGRPDKDLGVSVLDALGELSRLALLPDPPATTARLTREAVVAIAHDRASAAASLVKAASLGEFRYGPGDSPWYGATFSTSAAATHAHDLAKSLSADSLPRLLERADELIGQTRMRAYTSIDELGVYLRLLLDVRETLDKFQPVVFDRSLSEIIAATGSRRDAPEMTSITRRRLRKLAREYVRPGVHISDMHESLKAIQKQRILWQRYVAVGSTPEVPRGISDVHVRYQEVAADLKVLDEPLSMLTRPTPLGKLPIAELREKVAQLAEDSEVLQNLQERTSLLAELRRLDLDPLLRDLSDRHVPQEAVAAELELAWWQSVLEQMLAGDKALLNANTSVLDRLESDFRLVDEAHAAASAGLLAWQLAETWKIGVVDWPEEAHHLRQLLGGSAPVDAAALHHSAPHLSRTIAPVWLASPYEVPAITDEMPFDAVFLVDAGAMTLAEALGGIRRGKQTVVFGDPVTQTPSPFTIAVVPQPERSTPQLADDDSTLEVRHADSALARLGELLPTLSLTRSYRAGGEDLAELVNRRFYGGRIQSLPWAGTFLGHGSLSLDFVADGHGMPDEDTGAVESVDAEVIRVVELVLDHASHRPRESLMVITASARHAVRVQQAVLHAAAKRSDVTEFFIGDRAEPFMVATLEQCVAQSRDRVIFSVGYGRTPHGRVLSNFGALAAPGGERLLAVAMTRARRSMVVVSCFQPSDIDQDRMKHGIVALAQILSEAEARFKEDPIPDDGDAMLVDLARRLEGLGLAPALGHRDKLGLVASYGGRAIAIETDPVVNQTSLRESLRLRPEMLKRLGWHYLRVHSFELFADPDAVARRIATALGAISDAHPVTAPVQVQAGAHRAD
- a CDS encoding hydantoinase/oxoprolinase N-terminal domain-containing protein codes for the protein MRIGIDVGGTNTDAVLMDGDRVVVGIKSSTTEDVTSGIVGALAELDRQHPFDPADIDAVMIGTTHFINALVEARRLAPTAAVRLALPATASLPPFVDWPEELVAAVRGTGYLAHGGHEFDGRVIAPLDHDELKRHAADIAARGLRSVAISSVFAPVNSEFEVEAAAVLAAELGPDVAISLSHEIGRIGLLERENATIINASLRELADQIVGGLERAVRGHGITAPLYLSQNDGTLMGVDFARRYPVATFASGPTNSMRGAALLSGLGTCAVVDIGGTTSDVGVLAGGFPREATAEISVAGVRTNFRMPDVLSIGIGGGSLVRGDGDLVGPDSVGYELGRRALVFGGDTLTTTDIAVAAGMVDVGDPACVAHLSPQLVRRALDTIAMRVADVVERMRTSSAPLPVVAVGGGSILLPESLEGLGRVHRPENFAVANAVGAAIAQVSGELDRVYSVSEGSRQQALDDARQEAVERAVAAGASPSTVEIVDFDELPIPYLPGNAIRIRAKAVGDLDLDTRKAAHV
- a CDS encoding purine-cytosine permease family protein — protein: MASTAPDDYALARVPQEARYHWFPIATQRVGQLSALSAFVVAATLGFSMSFWDAFWAITIGAVILEVVCIFTGLIGQREGLNTSILSRWTGFGHNGSALIGLAIGISLIGWFGIQSGVSASGLNSIMPWLPVWAWSLAFGLIITAVVMLGFHGMQWVANVAVPLFLLLVGWAVVIELQKHDISELVTQPAPGPQISIIAGASIVAGGFIVGALISPDQTRYNRSAADVVKQTVVSITVGEYLTGLSGVLLAHAVRTADVSAIILSSVGWIGVLVILLGTIKINDWNLYSSGLGIVNFIDTVFGRRVNRALVTVVVGVIGSVLAAAGILGQFTAFLTLLGVAFPPIVGIMIAEYFVVRNWRPALDASREGGTLPASAPRWVPVSLAIWLVSALVGYFATFGLGSLNAVITAFVLYAVLGKAGLIRGVGEVRTEAVAQPAPGVAAPDAATAGKVAAR
- a CDS encoding type I restriction endonuclease → MEFAERLAALALKVRNQRDAIQTEEATKNAFIMPFISTILGYDVFNPLEVVPEFTADLGLKKGEKIDYAIMRDGEVQILIECKKSTEPLKIEHASQLFRYFAVTNARIAVLTNGETYHFYTDLDAPNRMDEKPFLVLDLADIDETLLPELMKLTKDVFDLDSIISAAGELKYVGSLKRAIAAEFREPTTEWVKLLTRRVYEGSFTEKVRDQFTTLVGKASKQYLNEQVNDRLKTALGAPAFPAAPTAASADAITSEEVVEADLDRDTEIETTLEELEGYQIVKAIACSEVKPQRVVHRDAKSYLAILLDDNNRKPIARLHFNGKKQKYLGLFDAHKVETRHPIGSLDEIYAHADSIREAIRVHAGDAVGA
- a CDS encoding HepT-like ribonuclease domain-containing protein yields the protein MLDEERVPALLADIARFAASARRVVERGHARFADPNDDEQRRIACSLVVDLSTAAARLPPSFREAHPDVNWNGIRAVRNFIAHDYAGTDQEILWAAMAVDFPRVARALLG
- a CDS encoding nucleotide pyrophosphohydrolase, whose translation is MASRDVRDELAAFVAERDWAQFHTPENLAKSVAIEAGELLECYQWDADGDPEQVKAELADVLTYCLLLAERLGLDPDEIVQDKLAVTRAKYPVDKARGRSTRYDAL
- a CDS encoding XRE family transcriptional regulator: MSDASVGEELRRLRRLAALSQRQLAALADVPQPNIAAYESGRRQPSAETMGRLRAALGIPSLDRVRASRERILEVAARCRVDDIRVFGSVARGDATAGSDVDLLVHPAPDASIFDVAGFMAEVTELLGVHVDVVSDRGTGPVMDRIRAEAVAL
- a CDS encoding DUF2075 domain-containing protein, producing the protein MTHFDVRRVALSGDAVARWGAEHPHNSNWPVVYVLDGPPSGQRVRGRARDDLYVGESLRAAARLAQHLKSDARGHLATARVIVGENFNKSVCLDFESRLINLFSGDGAYTVLNRNIGITNADYYDRVTYTAEFERVFEKLRAEGLFHRSIAEIENGDLFKLSPFKALSADQEVAVEQVLEGLVADRKPGIESTTVIQGEPGTGKTVVGIYLLKLIADIGRLPVDDVLDSDYLFADFFLGENREALQGMRTGFVIPQQSLRESVKKVFTRTPGLQGVEVLTPFQVGESAGRFDLLVVDEAHRLNRRANQASGPLNRMFEDITVALFGEDDKQKTQLDWIRAKSTHQILMIDPAQSVRPADLGAATIDGVIAEARRDRRWQPLMSQMRVRAGTDYIGYIRRVLGATPSPHPENPLTADALGDYEFRMFDDVSDMHAAIRDRDREHGLARMVAGYAWEWVSKKDPQAFDIEIGAYRARWNSTQRDWIASANALEEVGSIHTVQGYDLNYTGVIIGPDLRYDPEAGRLFMDRNSYFDKKGEENNPTLGITSSDDVLRLLISNDYAVLMTRGIRGTFVHVVDPALREHLRPYIPTM